The genomic region GCTTTAGCAAATATCTTCATTTTTCATATAATGAAGGCCAAAGCTCTTTGTAAGAAACATGCTCTCACAATTCTCATTGATTCTACTAGCATTTTTAATTCTACTAACCTGAAATTAGCTAACCAAGTAGATTATTTTTATGTAATATAGATTTAAGGTAATGATAGATAATGGTAGAACCTTACCTTGTAAGGAAAAATGTTGAAATTTTCATATTCCCATGGGTGAATACAACCTCAAATGAGATGTTTTTCTTTACCTtagaaaattatgattatgttgggAGAATCATAGTTTCACACTCTTGTTCCTATTTTATGGATTTATTTTTTAAACTTTAGATACAATTCATAATTGATGGTTAATAAAACGCCTTTGTAGGCCTCGCCCTTGAATATTTTAGTCTCTTTAACTTCCATTGcacaaaaaatttaaagaaaaagggATCTCATTTTTATTATCTTTAATGCCTCAATCTACCCCAATAATCTCTAAGATATTTTACTTCACCAGTCAAAGTTCTTCCTAGAACTAAATAGCTTGACTCTAAGACACATGGAGTATCATGTCATGATCAGATTTTTCTTAGGAGCATACCTTCAAACATCCTCCCTTACAAGTGCCCATTTCTCCAAAATAAGTAAAGATAAATAAATTAGTTTATGAATTATTACACCATAATCTCATTCAATTAAGAACTATCCCTTACTCTTCCCTAGCCCTTTTGGTGCACAAACAATATGGTGATTCTTGGCACCTCTACATTGATTTCCATGAGCCAAATAGAATCTTTGGCAAGTCGAAGGTTGGATTCCTATCTTTTGGATCAGTAATAAAAAGAGATAAATGAGTGGGGAGGGAGGAACAATATCGAATGGAGGTTTTTGGAAACATCCAGTGCTAAGGCAATGGGTTTCCTATGGTTCAACATCTAGTGTTGTTAGTTTCCGCAGAACATGGAGTATTGAGTAAGGTGAAGTGATAGATGGTAACTATCCCTCTCACTAGAGAGTAGGTTTTTCTAGGGTCCCTAAATATAGGGAGTATAGACAAAGTGTATTAGTTCTGGTGAAGCATTAGCCTGATATTTATCCTTGTTACTCTAGCATGCTAATTTATTTGGTTGGGAACAAGAAGTGGCTTCATATGAAGCAATGACATAAAGGATAGATTTGTCATTATATGGTTAATGCTATCTTGGATGAAATATATGATTTGTGTCTCTTCTCCAAGTTGTATTTAAGACATTTCTATCTTTACATCTTATATCAAATAAGAGTACACTTCTAAAATAACCTTCTACACTTGTGATAAtcattattaaattattttcataTCATTTGTCCATACCAATACACAATCCACCTTTTAGAGCTTGATAAACAAGatcttcaatttatttaaaattttatccTAGTCAAGTATTTGATGATATTTGTGTTTATATTCAAATAGGGTAGAACACCTCTCACACTTGGACCATGCTATTCAAATTATTTCTACAAATCACTTATGTACAAAATGCTCAAAATACTCCCATATAGAGAGATTGAATATCTAGAGTTTTTTTTTTGTTAAGGTGGAAGTTAATATGGACATATCTAAAATTGTGTTAGTTGACAGATTTGTCTTcccaaaataattataataaaatctCAATATAGGTCCAGCATGAAAGACAAACGAgaaactaacagttggatagattattaattaaataagcaatattcctctaaattttagaggtacaactcacTCATATGATCTAAGTCTAATTTTTTGAGGTATGCTTTTAACCACAAAGTCAAAAATGGAAAGGGACGGCTCTCTCCCACATTTCTAGGAGAGTAGAACTTGGGATGAGTCTAACAACTAGCAATATGAACAACACACAGTTTTCCCATAGTATAATTAATTTCACAGAAAAAGAATCTAAATGCAATGTAAATAAACTTAATACCGAGCatgcaaaattcaaagtctctacaCCACCCATTTTACCCATGTCAAACAGCTGAGAACCAAGTGAAATTGTAGTACTTCAAAGCTTGCTTCCAGCATAAAAGAATATAAACTCAATTTTTGATATATGTATTAATTCATTCAAAAGATATTCAAATAATGGTTCAAAGTCCATCCATACTACAAAACATAGCTAGTCATCCAAAATATTACAGcaccttttcttctcttcctcccccTATTCTAATCTATCTTCTACTTATTTATAGCTAAAGGCCCTTTTCCATTTTCAAGAAATGGTTCTTTAAAGTAATCGTCTTTAAAATGACCATTTCGaataagtttttgagaaaaacaaacaaaattaccaGATAAACCTCATCACAAAATTTTAATCATTAAAGGCTGCCAATTTCATGCTTCCTCTTTATTGCGCACCGAGTTCTGACATGCAATCTGACTATCAATTCTTTCTACTATTGTCTCCTCTTCAATCAACACCTAGAGGACCTCTGTGAATTTTTCTTCATCCCGTATGAGTGCCGAAGAAAGGTCACTCAGATCAAGGAGAATATCATCTTGCAGGTGTTCAATATCTAGCTAGATCATAGGACCTTTAGCTTTGAGAACCATCCTTAGTGTTTCTTGAAAAAATAATTATCAGGAATCTTCTCTGCAGTGAGTTCTTCTTGTAGACATTGTTCATGGTTCTGAACTTGCTCCGTGATTTTTCCTAACAAAACGATAGTTTTTCTATATTTGTCAAAATCAGTGTGTTGTTTCCATACAAAAGACCACAATTCTCGGATGATATTTCCTTGTTCACTTTCTGATCAATTTAAGTATAGATTCTTCTCACCTTTATGGACCAAGACCATTCTGATAGAGGGAGCTCAAGATAGCATACGTTACTTTAACCAGTTTCAAAGGTGGTTTATTAAATTTGGTCTACAAGAGAGATAATATCAAGTGTTACCACACATGTTTCCACCTTTACATGTCCTTAACTTATTAACCTATCATTAATGATGGCACTTTGTGTATCTCCTGATTTTTTTCTTGGAGGGTGTGTGTTGCATGGTGGCAAAATGGACTAGAGTTGGTAGTGGTAGAGGCAACTACCTTTATTAGGTAGATAAACTTAATCAATTTTCGTTGGCAATTAATTATTACTCACCCTTGTCAGTACTCATTTAACCACCTCAGCAGGCCTACTATATCAACATTTAGGTCATGTTCTTATGAAACATGCTAGCTTCTAAGTTAGGTATGTGGCATCCCCTTGAAGACTTCATGATCACTGAATccaatgacaaaacaaaacatgtcaGGGAATTAGATGGATTCATGACTTTCAAACTGGTTTAGAAATCAACTAGAAATCTGACCTCCTATGAGTCCTTGCAGAGAGTTATCAACCTTTTGTGAGTTTCCGCAATTATGTTGGTTGGTTGGGAGCTTACTAAACCTTAGAACCTCGCAATAAGGTTTTGAAAATGTAAGAGACTAGagactaagtttgaaaatgcataaaagtCGTGACCAAGGATTCAGATTATTAAAGTGAATGAAGAGAGACCCTAAAGGAAAAAACTCAAGACATGAAATGACTTGTGACATGGTGGCAAAATTTAAATTTCATCGATAACAAATTATTTCCTTACATAATTGGCTTAAACAAAAAACCCTCAAGAGTATCTGTGGCTTATTGGGCCTCAAACCTTACTACCATTTATTTGTATAGGATTGTGGAAACATTATTGCCCTCTTGATTACCATGTTAAAAAAATTCCTTTTATTGGTTTGCAACTTCTAAGGTAGTGTTTGATCTAATTAAAAGCAATATATGTGCATCACTCCCATTATTGCTATGTTGAATTTCTCCAAAACATTTAAATTATTGAAAGTTATCCTTCTAACTCTAGAATAGGTGGTGTTATCATGTAAGAATTATACATTTACTTTATTTCACCAACAAGACTCTATTTGGACAAAAAATATTTCTCATTCCACATATGAGAAAGAGGTTTTCAACATCCTCCTTGTAATCAACAAGTGGTTTCCTTACgattttatataataattctacATTAAAACTAAACACTACAGTCTTAAGTATTTCTTCCAACCAGCATGAATTCTCTTTAGAGAAACAAAATTGGGTCACCAGATTATTGAGATATTCAACTATGAGATCATATAAAAACAAGACATGAAAATGAGGTGGTTGATGCAAATGTCATTTGAGAACCTTATTTCTCTAACTACTCCATTAGTGCTCATGTTACATGGCTTGATAATTTACATAAAGAATATCAACAAGATAGATTCCTACAAAAAATAATACACTAATCTTCCACCAATTTTTCTTGTAGAAGCTTTGTTATCTATGAAATGGACCTATTTATGAAATAAAGGATGGATACTCTTAGCTTCCCTATCAAATCTATGcttgaatttattttttatttttatacaaCACCATCGACAAATCAAtatctttttaaaaatatatgaATGACTTCACCATAATTTTTTGAAGGTATGAAAACAAGAAATTGATAGTTTGAACATATAGAATGTCTAACTTGTTAATACAATAATAGTGAAATAACTTTTTCACCCTAGGATAGTTCAACCATTTTCCATTCCTATTTGTGTGTGGACCAACATTTCAATAAAAGTTATTGAATGATTAATAAActatatagagaatcattcatTCTAAGGGTGGTATACCACCTCTCCAAATATAGATATTTATATGCATTATTCCACCATATATTACCTTCATTGTTTCCCAAACATTAATTGATCAAATCATTCATATCTATGGTATTCCTTCTTCCATTGTTATTGATTGTGATTGTATTTTGGTTAACCACTTTTTATAAAATCTCTATCTATGTTATGTTACCTAATTATTCAAAGTGAGCTCTACATAacatcctcaaatagatggccaCACTAAATCTTTTATTGTTAATAAGTTCTTGAAGACATGTTTAAATTAATTTTCTTTAGATCAAAAAAATCATTGGAACAAATGGTTATCAATTATAGAATGGCTGTATAATACCACTTATCACATAATAACTAAGACAATTAGTGTTCAGTCAACCCTACCATCTCTTAAGATATCCACTAGGAAGTTCAAAGGTACACATGTATTGGATCTTCCACCCTTAGTATTCAAGTGACTCCATTCGTTTTTTCATTAAGGATAATATGCACATCATGAAAAACCTCATAATGTAATGTAGGATTATTAACACCACTCTAAATGTTATTTTACCATTTGTGACACAATATTCCTTCACCTCCAACCCTATGAGAAATTATCCTTGAAGCTAAAAAATTCTCACAAGTTAGCCCTAGATTATTTGGCCTTATAAAATCTTACATAAAATCAATGTAGGTTCCTACAAGTTGAAGCTTCCTCCCTCCTCTAATATCCATCTATTATTCCATGTTTCTTGTTTGAAGAAGCATTGTAGGAAACACATTTATGCTTGATCAACATTACCTAATCAGTATTTATTTGGGATTTATCATTCTAGCCTCATAGTCTATCATTGCAAATATTCGCAACAACTCTACAATTGCACCATCATCAAAGTCCTCATTTAACAACATGGTATGCAACTAGAAGGTGCCACATTGGATCACTTCTTGCAAATACAAAAATAATTTGTTTGCCTTAATCTTGAAAGACAAGGTGTTTTATGGGgcataatgatttatgtgatttaTAAGTTGTCCCTTTTGCTAGGTTAGTTTATCCCACATTCTTGGGAAACAATTGTTTTGTGTAGTGTGATTAGTATAAATAGTTCAGGTGATGAGAGTACAATAGACATTCACAAATTACATTATAATGAGAATTTCTCAGGGAGGTTGCACCCTCAAAGAGAGAGTTCCTATTTATTGTAATACAATTATAATAGTTGAATGTAATACAATTCAAgtatttttattttctataataTTATTTTAGATATTTTATGTTTGGTTAATtctatgaaggatggaaatgagaatctaaataaataaaaataatgcaatGGAAGATCCAAATTCAAACTCACACTCACTCAATAATCCTAAGATCAATGtataaaatcaaatgataaacaataataccATAGTCTTAAAAGACCTTAGATTGCAtcattatttctttgatatttgtTCGAATGCGTGAAATGTGGGATGCTCTTCCAAGGAGCATAGCCATGGTAGCACAATGATAAGATGAAAGTTCTTGATACTTGAAACTTGATGGATTATATTTATTTCTTGTGTACTAGATAACTTGATAATGCATGCTTGATAATTCTTGTAGATAATGGAGCTCTTTATAATGTTTGTGTTCTTGATAACATTTTCTAGGGGAAAATGAATAAGTGTCAAGGATTTTATTTATGTGATTCATTAGATATTTTATCAATGGTGGATACAAATTAGAAAGATCAATAAATGAGAAAATTATCAAGATAGGGTAGGATCTAAAATCAACACATTAATTACTGAGGTGGAAGAATTAAGAGGGATCAAATTTATAGAGACAATAAATACAATATTAAGTTCATTTATTTTTGGTGGAAAAttgaatatattatttaaaatttatttaattttggaagaattattagctaataaaataatatttaaaaattatttaattataatgaagccaaagatgaactaattaaataattaaaaacatgtTTAACTAATATAAAAAGCAAttgggataattaaataattatagatgaaaatagaaaatgttatattaattaaataattaaaaaatatttaaccaATATAGCTAGAGGAATCAATAAGATCAAGATGAAAATGCATTGtctatttttagatgtctacgTATTCATTGTAGAAGGTTCCTCACATGATCAACCCCTAGTATTAAATAGAATGAAGGAAAGTGAGACATTTACATCATTATATGCGTTAATCCTCACACATTCAAATTATTAGCTTTGATACCTATACACCTAATCTCCACCTTGAAATCCACATTTCCCTACCTTGTGTTATTTACATAGCATGCGAGAATGATCACACATGttatgaaaaaattaaaattttaaaattcaaaagacTAAATCTAACTCTTTCCTCAATTAATCAGTAACTAACTACACACGGGTACATGTATGAAAATGGAGGACCCAAAAAGGGTCAAAAGTGACCACTTTTAAAATTAGTAAAAACTAATATTTGATCTTGGATGAGAAATTGGAGATAACcatatttaaaacatgaaatctgATATCAATGATCAAATATAGCTTTGAGGTTACTGTTTTTAAAGtgaaatggtggagattaagaggTTCAAATAGAGGAAACCCACAAAATTCTTATATTTCTATCAGATAAACATAATAAGTGTCTGGTGTGCTCCCCTTAAAATTTTAACTTTCAAAAGTGTTTCACAAATTGCGTTGATGGAAATTTAGCTAACATGTGTAGTTTATActtggtatttttttatttatttttagtaaatatataatttttaactaatttttaaaatgGACAATTATAGAAAATTAAAAATATGGGCATGCTCCTCTTtaactttttttaaaaactaattttaaatcttccttttgaatGTATATAATATATAGAGTCTAGAATGTAAAAATataattgtttttgaatttgaattagtggaaaaaaaattctaaaaagctATGCATAGGTTTTTTAAGAAAAATGAGTTAGACCAATAAAAGAAATTGAAGGTCaaaagcttaatatatttgaaatataGAAAAATAATGTGGTTAGAAAAGGTAAGAGAGACCTTAATGTTATTGATGTCTTAAAATGTGCAAATTTGATAGAAAGTATTCTCGATATTTACTTATTATTTATGTTTATGTAAAACATCTATTTGGACACCTTACATGCATACCCAAGCCTCTAGCTTAGATATCCAAGCCTAAGGACAATCTTACAAAGAAAATTTAATTGAAACATGTGTGCATCATGGTGCTAATACattaaaaaatgaagaaatgagtgatTTTGTGTTTTCAAGGGAATTATAATGTGACCACGTCATGACTTTGGATTTTTTAGTCATTCCATGTCATAAAGAAAGTATGTTATgttaattttttcttcaaaatgaTTTTGACCATATTTTTGTCAATTGATGCACATATTCATTTTTTTGATAATTCATCATGTCAAGTAATAGTTAAATACATTTTGTTAAAGCATTGATTCATCATCTAATCACCATTCAAATTGTTACAACATTGAGAAGTATTCATGATAACTCTTATATTTGAAACATTAAAAGGAATAATACTATCATATTAGGATCAGAATCCTTATCACTTGTATGGCTTCTCTATTTTCTATCCAAATTCGTTATGACTATAAAGTTGGTCCAATCAAAGAGGATCGACTTAGGAAAACATGTTCTTTGTGTTTTGATAGCTTTCTTAAGATATTTTAAAATATCTAAAACTTTTatgcaaaagaaaacaacaaaaattgaaataaacaaatcatattataaTTCTAGATTATAAATCAAGTCCacattattaaaaaatattcatttttcTACATTAAATTACCAAATCTCACACTACAGAAATATTAATCTTCTTCATTATTCCACCACCCTTTACATTTAATTTCCTTGATTTGAAAACATTTAATTAATGGACCTATCAGATTCTATAATAATTGGGGTCTTCTTAGAaccttcatttacctatttaaaaaacaaaaaaaaacaagtcCTTCAGCCCTGACTTTTCTCTAATGCAGCTTTAACGGTATTTATTAATAGTAAACCCACAAATTGGGGGAGTGAGATTAAAATAGCAATTAAATCTTTATAGAGATTAAAATAGAGATTGGCTACAGATAGTGAAACCCTTTCAGAAATATAATTCCGTAATGTACAAAGGCATGGAAATTCATGGCGAAATTTCAGAAGACATCATATTTTTGAATTCAGAGAAATCCAACACTCCATTGCAGTCTAAATCGTATCTACATATCATTTTCTTGTAGTATTGTGGAGGTTGAGTGTGTGGAATTAATCCGAGCGCGGAGAGCACCCTCTGCAATTCTTCACAAGAGATATATCCGTCTCTATTCTCATCAAAAATATTGAATGCCTCCATTAAATCTTCCGActcattttcttcttcatcctgTTCGCGGTTAAAGATGAAGTGATATAAATCAACAAACTCTTCAAATTGAAGAATATCACTACAAATCTCTTCACCTTTGTCTCTCAGTACAAATCTCAGATCTTCTTCTGACATTTGTAGTCCGAGCTTGTTTATAAACCCACAGATTTCATTCACAGTAACGACTCCATCTGCATTTTCGTCCACCATTTCATACACTCTTCGAATTTCACTCAGATCAGCCATTTTAAGAATGATAAACGCGCTATTAATCTCTGAGCAAAGAAACAGAAATAGTAGACAAAATGAGGTGTGATCGAAAGTATTAGAGCATACAGATTTATAAGAGGGAAAAAAGAAGGTTGGAGGAAAgtgcaaggaagaagaaaggattCTCATTTCTCAATCTCACCGCCCTCCAACGACCACATTAAATTTGTTGAATGAAAATGCGGAACTGTAGTTTCCTTCtaaatttcctcttttgattttccttctcttttctcttgCTTAAACTGCGGCTAACTTTGCGGTTAGCAGAGCACACGTGGAATTTGTGTGCCGAACATGTGAAACACCCCACCGCCACGTATATCGTGAGAGGACATTTGTTGACTACTTTCGTAGTGAAAGTTAAAAGGTATATATAAGTCAATGAGTTTCATCGCATAGTAAATTTTAAATTATTGCTTCGTCACTTACTTGGTAGGCCTCTTTCCAAACTATTAACTATTACAAGTCAAACTCTTTCTATTGTTtatccaagtttgaaaagtattcaGGGAtagaattatgaaagtagaaagaTGTCTCCGTTGGGAATATTTTAGAATTAAATGTTAATgattgaattatgaaagtagaaagaTGTCTATATTAgaaatattttaaaattgaatcgtttttatatttgaaaattattttgagattttcaaatattttttcttATGATCATAGGAAGGAGGAGTATCTTATAGAAACTCTTAACAAAGTTCTAACTCTAAGTATTAAGAAAAGGTTCAAAAGGTAAAGAATGTGTAATTAAGGTCGAGAGTGAATTTACAATTGATATAAGGAACAAATGGACTTCTCTTTCTTGCCTCTTAAGATGATTGAAGAACAAAAATCTTATAGTTATTTTCTTCATCTATaggtgatgcaacaacaaaatatTTCTCATCCTCCATAGTACCAAAGCGAGGAATATTTCATCCCTACCCTGTAAGGGTGAATAAGAAAGTAAGTTTGGGCAATCATATTGCCACTTCTTCTAAAGCAGTTATCATTGTATGGATCTTGAAACAAAATGCAAATAAACCAAAGACACAAACATCTATTCTACTCCAAAAGTATAAAAGCAATGTTTAACTACAATCTACATTCTCATTCCTTGTATATATCAAGTTCATTTACCAAAAGTGGCACATGTTATCATGTTGAAATTCAATTGGTATAGATTATCATGTTGAAACTCAAGTAGCATATGTTATCATgttgaaatttaatttattaaaggtGGTTTTAGAAGCACAGTTGAggttgcaccagaagatcaacccGTTAATGACCGATAAAACTACGAGACTTAATGAATCCATGAGAGGAAGTTAAGATGTCATGAACCCAAGTGCCACATTGCACAACACAAGaggaccaagggtgcacaccttgcaacaattctCCCCCCCGCCCAATGCAACTGAGGGGTTCAAACCCATgacccaagctctaataccactcaTTAAAAACATAGTTACTGTTGCACCAAAGGATCGACTTGTTAATTCATGATACAACCGTGAGACTTAATGAATCCATGGGAGGTATTTAAGCCATGTCGCGAACCCAAACGCCACACTAAACAACACAGGGAGACCAaggtgcacaccttgcaataggTGGTTACAAACTATAGAATTGAGATGTTCATGTGATTAAAGGTGGTTGATATTTCAAGCTTGCATGCACCCTAtatgtgtgtgcatacatacatacacatgtatacaaatatatgtgttacatatatgtatatatatagaaatGATGTCTCTCACTTGGGGGATCTTTTATGCCATTATCTACTATTTTAAAATATTGATGATATACCTCAATGATTATTACATATGATTTTAATGCTTATTATTACTATTCTTGATCACATATTTTACTAACATGATCACTTTTTATGATGATTATAAGGTCTTCCCTAAAATAAAAAAGCTCATACCTTGAGACTCTATGCCTATTCAAGATATGCTAACAATGATTTGATGTCTTATGTTTCCATGATGATTATCCTTTTTCATAGGAAGTTTGTCATTATGATATCTCACATATATCTAGGGTATGGAGATATCCTACCTTATTTGGGGGAATCTGGGGTATATTCTTTCCTAACACATACTATTGATATGTTCATTGCAACATATATAATGAACATATCAAAAGTATGTGTTTAGGGTGTCATAcatgaatttttaaatatatttttataaagaCATTCATGATTATTCTaataatttacattttttttttatcactaTTAAACTTAATTGCACTTGTTGTATATATAACTAATTTGAGGAGATAGGAagtcattaatattttttttaagtctAGTTGTAGTGACTACCACATTCAAGAAATGGCCATTTCATATGGTACAACACTACTTTTGTTTCTCTGAGATAGTATCTAGATTGGTTTTCTATCTTATGTGATTTCCTCAAATTCCATCATTTGAGTGAAATATCTCTCACTCCTATCCTTTTTTTATTAAACAACCTTCACAAATAAGAAGTATGGTTTAGTCTTCATCATATGGTCTATTGACAAAACTCTTATTGTAGACCTGAACTAATATCTATTGTATGTCCAAGCCTTGAGGTAATATCATCATCCACCTTGTCTACTATAATATTGTAGACTCTATATGCAATATGCCTATTATACAATTTCTTACTTCTTTTGCACTTCCTAAACTAGAACCAAGCATGTGTCCTTATTTCTATATTATGACCAACAGCATAAAACCTCACTATATGGTAAtccaattattttattttagtatAAAATCCTTATCTTATTTCTTGTACAATTCTATGGTGATAATTTTATTAGATCTAGATTGGACAACATGCTACCACAATACGTCCTCTTGCAATAACTATATGTCCATTATTGGATTTTTATTTTGGAAGGTTGGATTGGACCTTaacaaaaaattaatataatatgaAGGCAATTCGGGAAAAGGTAAAATTATGGCATGTGGGAGAATTGAATAAATTTAAATGCATGATGAAGATATATCTAGAATGTTAAAAGTAAAATTTGGCTACATTTAATGACTTAATGAGTCATTATTTTGGGATTCAAGTGCACATCTAGACTTGAccattgtagcattgtaaattgcaaCCTTGTACAATTTAAACCAccttttgtgctcctactttagcatggcCTATCCTAGTTCTCTCCTAGGTCTGTTTTGGCCCCCTTTTACCTCaaatttgatgtcacctagctgCATGACTGAGTGGACCCTATCTTGAGATTGTGCTCTCTTGCTTACCTTATTGTTTGCACTTTTGGGGGATGACAAGGGCACTTGGGGAACCCCTATCTAGACTAGGGTTCCCTGGCCACTATGGTCCTCCTCAAACAATCCCTAATTCAAATGGGCTGGTGtaattttcctctcctatggaTTTTGGTTCTTGTGCCTCAATTTAAcagttggaggtcagcctaattggtaaattaccttgggaaccctatGTAAGATCATTCTTCCTATTCATTTTCACCTAAGCATCCTAAGAAATCTAACACTCTAAGACATCTATTCAtctatcaagaattcatcatcaagcattcaaggcagCATTTCATCacaccatattcttcaagcatcatggagaaacTCACACCAAATTTCATGAAAGTATATGTTCATGTTTGATTTTTCTATGTGTTGTCATGTTATCACATCAATacttgtgatcacatctaaagggcattgcatcatcatcctctatcaatcattgcagatatgaggtatatcaTTTTGCATTTACTTTAGAATTTtcgtttcatattttaattcaatttaaagtTAATTCCTAAATTAGGGTTGGACCTAGGTAAACCCCCATCAACAAATAAATTTATGTCATTTTGTGTCCAGGAAATTGAAAAAATTAGCAATCTTTCAGATGGATAAAGTAATGAGTTATTATTAGTTGTATATCAATTAAAGGTTTATGTATGCTTCAATATTATATTTTCTAGCACTTACATAACAACTAGAGTTTTTTTCAGCACTGCGACTAAGA from Cryptomeria japonica chromosome 3, Sugi_1.0, whole genome shotgun sequence harbors:
- the LOC131071004 gene encoding calmodulin-like protein 7: MADLSEIRRVYEMVDENADGVVTVNEICGFINKLGLQMSEEDLRFVLRDKGEEICSDILQFEEFVDLYHFIFNREQDEEENESEDLMEAFNIFDENRDGYISCEELQRVLSALGLIPHTQPPQYYKKMICRYDLDCNGVLDFSEFKNMMSSEISP